The proteins below come from a single Zea mays cultivar B73 chromosome 8, Zm-B73-REFERENCE-NAM-5.0, whole genome shotgun sequence genomic window:
- the LOC103634802 gene encoding glycosyltransferase BC10 produces the protein MAASHSHLGGKLLKVAPTLLLFSLGFALGMVSNSKFPSLYLSSISRSPSPAPPPPAPAPPPLPPQNPEVGMARFLEPRSVTHNMTDEELLWWASMTPKVRSTPYHRAPKVAFLFLARGDLPLRPLWEKFFAGHQGLYSIYVHTDPSYAGSPPEDSVFYGRMIPSQKTRWGDVSLVAAHRRLLANALLDVGNERFALLSESCIPLYNFTAVYAVLTGTDTSFVDAVVTPARYSALFAERSNITAAQWRKGEAWFEMDRALALEVVSDATYFPTFRERCAGQRACLMDEHYVPTLLSVLRWPRGANRSLTFVDWDRRRRTGFHPHTHRGEEVTPELVEEIRGGARAGRNCSAYHDGASGVCYVFARKFTPDTLQPLLRLAPRVMGFG, from the exons ATGGCTGCGTCTCACTCTCACCTAGGCGGGAAACTCCTCAAAGTGGCGCCTACGCTTCTCCTCTTCTCCTTGGGATTCGCGCTCGGCATGGTCTCCAACTCCAAGTTCCCAAGCCTGTACCTCTCGTCCATCTCGCGATCGCCCTCTCCGGCGCCACCTCCGCCGGCGCCGGCACCGCCGCCGCTACCACCGCAAAACCCAGAAGTGGGGATGGCACGGTTCCTGGAGCCGCGCAGCGTCACGCACAACATGACCGACGAGGAGCTGCTGTGGTGGGCGTCCATGACGCCCAAGGTCCGCAGCACGCCGTACCACCGCGCGCCCAAGGTCGCCTTCCTGTTCCTGGCGAGAGGGGACCTGCCGCTGCGGCCGCTGTGGGAGAAGTTCTTCGCCGGGCACCAAGGGCTGTACTCCATCTACGTGCACACCGATCCCTCCTACGCCGGCTCGCCGCCGGAGGACTCCGTCTTCTACGGCCGCATGATCCCAAGCCAG AAAACGAGGTGGGGAGACGTGAGCCTGGTGGCCGCGCATCGCCGGCTGCTGGCGAACGCGCTCCTGGACGTCGGCAACGAGCGTTTCGCGCTGCTCTCCGAGTCGTGCATCCCGCTCTACAACTTCACGGCCGTGTACGCCGTGCTCACCGGCACGGACACCAGCTTCGTGGACGCGGTCGTCACCCCGGCGCGCTACAGCGCCCTGTTCGCGGAGCGCAGCAACATCACGGCCGCGCAGTGGCGCAAGGGCGAGGCGTGGTTCGAGATGGACCGCGCGCTGGCGCTGGAGGTCGTCTCCGACGCCACCTACTTCCCCACGTTCCGCGAGCGCTGCGCGGGGCAGCGGGCGTGCCTCATGGACGAGCACTACGTGCCGACGCTGCTGAGCGTGCTGCGCTGGCCGCGCGGCGCCAACCGCTCGCTCACCTTCGTGGACTGGGACCGGAGGCGCCGGACGGGGTTCCACCCGCACACGCACCGCGGCGAGGAGGTGACGCCGGAGCTGGTCGAGGAGATCAGGGGAGGCGCGCGCGCCGGCAGGAACTGCAGCGCGTACCACGACGGGGCCAGCGGCGTCTGCTACGTCTTCGCGCGCAAGTTCACGCCCGACACGCTCCAGCCGCTGCTCCGGTTGGCTCCCAGGGTCATGGGGTTCGGCTGA